One genomic segment of Culturomica massiliensis includes these proteins:
- a CDS encoding OmpA family protein — MKKKLVMLLIAWVPLLSFAQESTEIVVQERNTSWSGYVTNGFWDNWFISIGAGGQVYFGQNDSQGKFGKRIAPSFDFSIGKWLVPTIGLRAQVSGFTLKGFTYDPNNMYVTGSPDKDGLYKQNWKQFNVHGDVLLNLSNWIGGYRTDRFYEAVPYLGFGIMHACRSASNNVFTANAGLINKMRLSDAFDLNVEIRGSVFEKKFAGEPGGKRANGILSVTAGFTYKFNERHFQRSMQPVVMAEDIALAATTQQLEATRAQLAEQQAHNRKLLEDLDRTRAMKQDVKVEKETVMAPLAIFFTINRANITARDKVNLKYVAETIKQNPNKVYTIIGYADKATGTPEFNMQLSRQRAENVFKILTKDYGVNPNQLKVEAKGGVANMFDSNPLNRVTIVE; from the coding sequence ATGAAAAAGAAACTAGTAATGTTATTAATCGCGTGGGTACCATTGTTGTCATTCGCGCAGGAAAGTACTGAAATAGTGGTACAGGAGAGGAACACTTCCTGGAGTGGCTATGTAACCAATGGTTTCTGGGACAATTGGTTTATATCCATCGGTGCAGGAGGTCAGGTTTATTTCGGACAAAATGACTCCCAGGGTAAATTCGGGAAACGTATTGCTCCGTCTTTCGATTTTTCCATAGGTAAATGGCTCGTACCTACCATCGGCTTACGTGCCCAGGTAAGTGGTTTTACATTAAAAGGATTCACCTATGATCCCAATAACATGTATGTAACAGGCAGTCCCGACAAAGACGGTTTGTACAAACAAAACTGGAAACAGTTCAATGTTCACGGAGACGTGCTTTTGAACCTTTCTAACTGGATCGGCGGCTATCGTACGGATCGTTTTTACGAAGCCGTTCCTTATTTAGGATTCGGTATCATGCATGCTTGTCGCTCTGCCAGTAACAATGTATTCACGGCAAATGCAGGTTTGATCAACAAAATGCGTCTTTCCGATGCTTTTGACCTGAACGTAGAAATCCGCGGTTCGGTATTTGAAAAGAAATTTGCCGGTGAGCCGGGAGGTAAGAGAGCCAACGGTATCTTAAGCGTAACTGCAGGTTTTACCTACAAATTCAACGAACGTCACTTCCAACGCAGCATGCAACCGGTTGTTATGGCAGAAGACATAGCTCTGGCTGCTACAACACAACAACTGGAAGCAACACGTGCTCAGTTAGCCGAACAACAGGCGCACAACCGGAAATTACTGGAAGATCTCGACCGTACCAGAGCCATGAAACAAGACGTAAAAGTTGAAAAAGAAACAGTAATGGCTCCGTTAGCTATTTTCTTCACCATCAATCGTGCCAATATTACGGCCCGGGATAAAGTCAACCTGAAATATGTAGCAGAAACGATCAAGCAAAATCCGAACAAAGTCTATACCATTATCGGATATGCGGATAAAGCAACCGGAACACCTGAATTCAACATGCAACTCAGCCGTCAACGCGCCGAGAATGTATTCAAAATCCTGACCAAAGATTACGGTGTTAATCCGAATCAACTGAAAGTAGAAGCCAAAGGCGGTGTCGCCAATATGTTTGACAGCAACCCGCTTAACCGGGTAACCATCGTCGAATAA
- a CDS encoding TetR/AcrR family transcriptional regulator, with translation MDAELEQRIVKRASELFLMHGIKSITMDFIAGDIGISKRTLYEVFRDKDALLLKTLAYQEEKSREERDKLALTCTNPFELGLKEFARISQAIRRVNRNYMRDLQKYHPKVLPYLEANRKSNTEGLIRLTEEGIREGYVRPELNGRLLALILQAQFEILMNFEKIEEYNFSFSEVFETIVINFARGMATQKGLELVDNYLSKKNE, from the coding sequence ATGGATGCAGAACTGGAACAAAGGATTGTAAAGCGTGCTTCTGAACTTTTTCTGATGCACGGGATTAAATCGATAACGATGGATTTTATTGCGGGGGATATTGGAATTTCTAAACGTACATTGTATGAAGTTTTTAGGGATAAAGATGCCTTGCTGTTGAAAACTTTGGCATATCAGGAGGAGAAAAGCAGGGAAGAGCGGGATAAACTGGCGCTTACCTGTACGAATCCGTTTGAATTGGGATTGAAGGAATTTGCCCGGATATCGCAAGCGATACGGCGGGTAAACCGGAATTATATGCGTGATTTACAGAAATATCATCCGAAGGTACTTCCTTATCTGGAAGCTAACCGGAAATCGAATACGGAGGGGTTGATACGTTTGACGGAGGAGGGGATTCGGGAAGGGTATGTACGTCCGGAACTGAACGGTCGTTTGTTGGCATTGATTTTGCAAGCGCAATTCGAAATCCTGATGAATTTCGAAAAAATCGAAGAATACAACTTTTCGTTTTCGGAGGTGTTTGAAACAATTGTTATAAATTTTGCCAGGGGTATGGCGACTCAGAAAGGTTTGGAGCTGGTTGACAATTATTTGAGTAAGAAGAATGAATAA
- a CDS encoding efflux RND transporter periplasmic adaptor subunit yields MRGKLVFGLMCAACIVSCKQPEVKESGPRPVKVTKALPLNVVEKSFSGVVSPDQFSDLAFKMSGPLIALNVEEGQRVKKGQVVAVLDPLDFRLQYEAKKSSYMTAKSQMERSEKLIKKQAISHQDYESTQASYANAKAAYENAKNILDETKLLAPFDGFIQKKYVENYQKVQAGQGIVCLINPNKLLVKFTLPENNMQYLLASPQIAVEFENYRGRFFKAKVKEYIEASPDGSGVPVSLYVDDPDFNLNDYKVATGFSCRVVLKISREGYANYVQVPLTSVFMDPRTKEKRVFVYNDAAGKVEQRVVKEGGLVDKDMIIITEGLNPDEKVVIAGTTRLIDGQPVNVLTE; encoded by the coding sequence ATGCGTGGTAAATTAGTATTTGGGTTGATGTGTGCGGCTTGTATTGTGTCGTGTAAACAGCCGGAAGTGAAGGAAAGCGGTCCTCGTCCGGTAAAAGTGACGAAAGCACTTCCTTTGAATGTGGTGGAAAAATCTTTCAGTGGTGTCGTTTCTCCGGATCAGTTCAGTGATCTGGCTTTTAAGATGTCGGGACCGTTGATTGCCCTGAATGTCGAAGAAGGGCAGCGGGTGAAGAAAGGACAGGTTGTTGCCGTGTTGGATCCTTTGGACTTCCGTCTACAGTATGAAGCTAAAAAGTCTTCATATATGACGGCTAAATCTCAGATGGAGCGGTCGGAAAAACTGATTAAAAAGCAGGCGATCTCGCACCAGGATTATGAGTCGACACAGGCCAGCTATGCCAATGCGAAGGCGGCTTATGAAAATGCAAAGAACATATTGGACGAGACAAAACTGCTGGCACCTTTCGACGGTTTTATTCAGAAAAAATATGTGGAAAATTATCAGAAAGTGCAGGCAGGCCAGGGAATCGTATGTTTGATCAATCCGAATAAGTTATTGGTTAAATTCACATTGCCGGAAAATAATATGCAGTATTTGCTCGCTTCGCCCCAAATTGCCGTGGAATTCGAAAATTACCGCGGAAGATTCTTTAAGGCGAAAGTGAAAGAGTATATCGAAGCTTCTCCCGACGGTTCGGGAGTTCCCGTATCTCTCTATGTAGACGATCCGGATTTCAATCTGAATGATTACAAAGTCGCTACCGGTTTTTCTTGCCGTGTGGTGTTGAAAATATCCCGGGAGGGATATGCAAATTATGTGCAGGTGCCTTTGACATCCGTTTTTATGGATCCCCGGACGAAAGAGAAACGGGTGTTCGTATATAACGATGCGGCCGGTAAAGTGGAGCAGCGTGTAGTGAAGGAAGGCGGATTGGTGGATAAAGATATGATTATTATTACAGAAGGACTGAATCCGGATGAAAAAGTGGTGATTGCGGGGACGACCCGTTTGATAGACGGACAGCCGGTAAATGTGTTAACAGAATAA